The Streptomyces phaeolivaceus genome has a window encoding:
- a CDS encoding response regulator transcription factor, whose protein sequence is MASVLVVEDDQFVRSALIRHLTDAAHTVRSVGTALEALREVAHVRFDVVILDLGLPDLDGSEALKMLRGITDVPVIIATARDDESEIVRLLNAGADDYLTKPFSVEHLSARMAAVLRRSRASSGETPPSTVIRVGGLAIDPLRRQAELDGVRLDLTRREFDLLAFLAGRPGVVVPRKELLAEVWQQSYGDDQTIDVHLSWLRRKLGETAAKPRYLHTLRGVGVKLEPPGAGVRP, encoded by the coding sequence ATGGCAAGTGTGCTCGTGGTCGAGGACGACCAGTTCGTACGCTCGGCGCTGATCAGGCATCTGACGGACGCCGCACACACCGTGCGCAGCGTCGGTACGGCCCTGGAGGCGCTGCGCGAGGTCGCGCACGTCCGTTTCGACGTGGTCATCCTCGACCTCGGGCTGCCCGACCTCGACGGCTCGGAGGCGCTGAAGATGCTGCGCGGCATCACGGACGTCCCGGTGATCATCGCGACCGCCCGGGACGACGAGTCGGAGATCGTCCGGCTGCTGAACGCGGGCGCGGACGACTATCTGACCAAGCCGTTCTCGGTCGAGCATCTGTCCGCCCGGATGGCCGCCGTGCTGCGCCGTTCCCGTGCCTCGTCCGGTGAGACGCCGCCGTCCACGGTCATCCGCGTCGGCGGCCTCGCGATCGATCCGCTGCGCCGCCAGGCCGAGTTGGACGGGGTACGACTGGACCTCACCCGGCGGGAGTTCGACCTGCTCGCCTTCCTCGCCGGCCGGCCCGGTGTCGTCGTCCCGCGCAAGGAGCTGCTGGCGGAGGTGTGGCAGCAGTCGTACGGGGACGACCAGACCATCGACGTGCATCTGTCGTGGCTGCGGCGGAAGTTGGGGGAGACGGCGGCGAAGCCCCGCTATCTGCACACCCTTCGGGGCGTCGGCGTGAAGCTGGAGCCGCCGGGGGCGGGGGTGCGGCCATGA
- a CDS encoding spermidine synthase: MGRSKQGRGRRGQGADAVVEEIDGGLAELVPDPDRARAWTLLVDGAPQSHVDLDDPAYLSFEYQRRLGHVIDLVAPAGRPVHAVHLGGGAFTLARYVAATRPRSTQQIVERDAALVQLVRRELPLDPNARVRVRSTDAREGLAKVPDGWADLVIADVFSAARTPAHLTSTEFLTDVRRVVKPGGLYAANLADGPPLAHLRGQIATAAVVFPELALVADPTVLRGRRFGNAVLVASDHPLPVAELTRRAASDPHPGRVEHGRALTDFTGGAVPVTDAGAVASPAPPPSVFR, translated from the coding sequence ATGGGCAGGTCGAAGCAGGGGCGTGGGCGGCGTGGGCAGGGTGCTGACGCCGTGGTCGAGGAGATCGACGGGGGTCTCGCCGAGCTGGTGCCGGATCCGGACCGGGCTCGGGCGTGGACCTTGCTGGTCGACGGGGCGCCGCAGTCGCATGTCGATCTCGACGACCCGGCGTATCTGTCCTTCGAGTATCAGCGGCGGCTCGGGCATGTGATCGATCTCGTCGCCCCGGCCGGGCGGCCCGTGCACGCCGTGCATCTCGGCGGGGGCGCCTTCACCCTCGCCCGCTACGTCGCCGCCACCCGCCCCCGCTCCACCCAGCAGATCGTCGAGCGCGACGCGGCCCTCGTCCAACTGGTCCGGCGGGAGCTGCCGTTGGACCCGAACGCGCGGGTACGGGTGCGGTCGACGGACGCGCGCGAAGGGCTCGCCAAGGTGCCCGACGGGTGGGCGGACCTGGTGATCGCGGATGTGTTCAGCGCGGCGCGCACCCCGGCGCACTTGACGTCGACGGAGTTCCTCACGGACGTACGGCGGGTGGTGAAGCCCGGCGGGCTCTACGCCGCCAATCTCGCCGACGGCCCGCCGCTGGCCCATCTGCGCGGCCAGATCGCCACCGCCGCCGTGGTCTTCCCGGAGCTGGCGCTCGTCGCCGACCCCACCGTGCTGCGGGGCAGACGCTTCGGCAACGCGGTTCTCGTCGCCTCCGACCACCCGCTCCCCGTCGCCGAGTTGACCCGCCGCGCCGCCTCCGACCCGCACCCCGGCCGTGTCGAACACGGCCGGGCGCTCACCGACTTCACGGGTGGCGCGGTCCCGGTGACGGACGCGGGGGCGGTGGCCTCACCGGCTCCGCCGCCGTCGGTGTTCCGCTGA